Proteins encoded together in one Urocitellus parryii isolate mUroPar1 chromosome 3, mUroPar1.hap1, whole genome shotgun sequence window:
- the Ccdc71l gene encoding coiled-coil domain-containing protein 71L, producing the protein MRRSVKRRRRRPPAAAARGGGFRAGGGAGLEAREEKVVYSRSQLSLADSTKALGDAFKLFMPRSTEFMSSDAELWSFLCSLKHQFSPHILRSKDVYGYASCRALVPDPPEPPTARGLTRRPAPRAAARRRRRGARATAAGRRRPRLPPPPPPSQPPLLPPPAAPEESCLEKLSAPEPCFGGRTLEEIWRAATPTLTTFPTIRVGGDVWGERSLAAARRKARQVLRVDLEPVVRLRRFPVPRA; encoded by the coding sequence ATGCGGCGCAGCGTGAAGAGGCGCCGGCGCCGGCCCCCGGCCGCGGCCGCCCGGGGCGGCGGCTTTAGAGCGGGAGGAGGGGCCGGGCTGGAGGCGCGGGAGGAGAAGGTGGTGTACTCCCGGTCGCAACTGTCGCTGGCCGACAGCACCAAGGCGCTGGGCGATGCCTTCAAGCTGTTCATGCCCCGCAGCACGGAGTTCATGAGCTCGGACGCGGAGCTCTGGAGCTTCCTCTGCAGCCTCAAGCACCAGTTCTCCCCGCACATCCTGCGCAGCAAGGACGTCTACGGCTACGCCTCCTGCCGAGCCCTGGTGCCTGACCCCCCGGAGCCCCCTACCGCCCGCGGCCTGACGCGCCGGCCGGCCCCGCGCGCGGCCGCCAGGAGGAGGCGCCGCGGAGCCCGGGCCACCGCCGCGGGCAGGAGGCGGCCCCGGCTGCCCCCGCCGCCTCCACCTTCACAGCCaccgctgctgccgccgccggcGGCCCCCGAGGAGTCCTGCCTGGAGAAGCTCTCGGCGCCCGAGCCCTGCTTCGGGGGCCGCACCCTGGAGGAGATCTGGAGGGCAGCCACCCCGACGCTGACCACCTTCCCCACCATCCGCGTCGGCGGCGACGTGTGGGGCGAGCGCAGCCTGGCGGCGGCGCGACGCAAGGCGCGCCAAGTCCTGCGAGTGGACCTGGAACCCGTGGTGAGGCTCCGCCGCTTCCCGGTGCCCCGGGCTTGA